The proteins below come from a single Takifugu flavidus isolate HTHZ2018 chromosome 6, ASM371156v2, whole genome shotgun sequence genomic window:
- the gpr137bb gene encoding G protein-coupled receptor 137Ba isoform X1: MEEKATLEQHRAGNSSHLPPLPTMAPAVPPSVKLGLTVAYTIFYSLLFTFVYTQLWLVLRYRHKRFRYQTAFLFLCLLWAALRALLFSFYFKDCGAASALPTFAFWLLFCFPVCLQFFTLGLMNLYCAQVYFKAKSKLSPVLLQYRLSLYLLFFGISLLFLIVNLVCALLVKTAATDVKTIVLVRVTINDSLFVLCAVSLSICLYKVTKMSLANIYLESKGTSACRVTLIGITVVMLYASRAGYNLIVLTLFDIENMNSFDYDWYNVSDQADLRSSLGDGGYVVFGVILFIWELLPTSLVVFFFRVRRPPQERSATGIPNHVLSSRGYFFDNPWRYDSDDDLAWSIPTQNASGSLSDWGSRHSSFTVHTINQQHLTAAGKLQPYP; encoded by the exons atggaggagaaggcgaCGCTGGAGCAGCATCGTGCCGGTAACAGTTcccacctcccccctcttcccacCATGGCACCGGCTGTCCCCCCATCTGTAAAGCTGGGTCTGACTGTAGCCTACACCATCTTCTACTCGCTGCTGTTCACCTTTGTGTACACTCAGCTCTGGCTGGTTTTGCGGTACCGCCACAAACGCTTCAGGTACCAAACAGCAttcctgtttctgtgcctgCTGTGGGCCGCCCTGCGAgcactcctcttctccttctacTTTAAAGACTGTGGAGCCGCCAGCGCCCTCCCCACCTTCGCCTTctggctgcttttctgcttccctgtctgcctgcagtTCTTCACACTGGGCCTGATGAACCTTTACTGTGCACAG GTTTACTTTAAAGCCAAGTCCAAGCTGTCACCAGTGCTCCTACAGTATAG ACTTTCTCTGTATCTGCTCTTCTTTGgcatcagcctcctcttcctgatAGTAAATCTTGTCTGCGCCCTGTTGGTTAAGACGGCTGCCACTGATGTGAAGACCATCGTTCTGGTGAGGGTCACCATCAATGACAGCCTCTTCGTCCTCTGTGCTGTCTCACTGTCCATCTGCCTCTACAAAGTCACTAAGATGTCGCTGGCCAACATCTACCTGGAGTCTAAG GGTACCTCGGCGTGCCGGGTGACTCTAATTGGCATtactgtggtgatgctgtaCGCGTCACGAGCCGGTTATAACCTGATAGTGCTGACCCTCTTTGATATAGAGAACATGAACTCCTTTGACTACGACTGGTACAACGTGTCTGACCAG GCAGACTTGAGGTCCTCGCTGGGAGATGGCGGTTATGTGGTGTTTGGGGTCATCTTGTTCATCTGGGAGCTGCTACCCACCTCACTGGTGGTCTTTTTCTTCCGTGTCCGACGACCTCCACAGGAAAGG AGTGCTACTGGAATACCAAACCATGTCCTGTCCTCTAGAGGATATTTCTTTGACAATCCTTGGCGGTATGACAGCGATGACGACCTGGCATGGAGCATTCCTACCCAGAATGCATCTGGAAG CCTCTCTGATTGGGGCAGCCGCCACAGCAGCTTCACTGTTCACACCATCAACCAGCAGCATCTGACTGCCGCCGGGAAGCTCCAACCCTACCCATAA
- the gpr137bb gene encoding G protein-coupled receptor 137Ba isoform X2, translating to MEEKATLEQHRAGNSSHLPPLPTMAPAVPPSVKLGLTVAYTIFYSLLFTFVYTQLWLVLRYRHKRFRYQTAFLFLCLLWAALRALLFSFYFKDCGAASALPTFAFWLLFCFPVCLQFFTLGLMNLYCAQVYFKAKSKLSPVLLQYRLSLYLLFFGISLLFLIVNLVCALLVKTAATDVKTIVLVRVTINDSLFVLCAVSLSICLYKVTKMSLANIYLESKGTSACRVTLIGITVVMLYASRAGYNLIVLTLFDIENMNSFDYDWYNVSDQADLRSSLGDGGYVVFGVILFIWELLPTSLVVFFFRVRRPPQERSATGIPNHVLSSRGYFFDNPWRYDSDDDLAWSIPTQNASGRILSPPASLIGAAATAASLFTPSTSSI from the exons atggaggagaaggcgaCGCTGGAGCAGCATCGTGCCGGTAACAGTTcccacctcccccctcttcccacCATGGCACCGGCTGTCCCCCCATCTGTAAAGCTGGGTCTGACTGTAGCCTACACCATCTTCTACTCGCTGCTGTTCACCTTTGTGTACACTCAGCTCTGGCTGGTTTTGCGGTACCGCCACAAACGCTTCAGGTACCAAACAGCAttcctgtttctgtgcctgCTGTGGGCCGCCCTGCGAgcactcctcttctccttctacTTTAAAGACTGTGGAGCCGCCAGCGCCCTCCCCACCTTCGCCTTctggctgcttttctgcttccctgtctgcctgcagtTCTTCACACTGGGCCTGATGAACCTTTACTGTGCACAG GTTTACTTTAAAGCCAAGTCCAAGCTGTCACCAGTGCTCCTACAGTATAG ACTTTCTCTGTATCTGCTCTTCTTTGgcatcagcctcctcttcctgatAGTAAATCTTGTCTGCGCCCTGTTGGTTAAGACGGCTGCCACTGATGTGAAGACCATCGTTCTGGTGAGGGTCACCATCAATGACAGCCTCTTCGTCCTCTGTGCTGTCTCACTGTCCATCTGCCTCTACAAAGTCACTAAGATGTCGCTGGCCAACATCTACCTGGAGTCTAAG GGTACCTCGGCGTGCCGGGTGACTCTAATTGGCATtactgtggtgatgctgtaCGCGTCACGAGCCGGTTATAACCTGATAGTGCTGACCCTCTTTGATATAGAGAACATGAACTCCTTTGACTACGACTGGTACAACGTGTCTGACCAG GCAGACTTGAGGTCCTCGCTGGGAGATGGCGGTTATGTGGTGTTTGGGGTCATCTTGTTCATCTGGGAGCTGCTACCCACCTCACTGGTGGTCTTTTTCTTCCGTGTCCGACGACCTCCACAGGAAAGG AGTGCTACTGGAATACCAAACCATGTCCTGTCCTCTAGAGGATATTTCTTTGACAATCCTTGGCGGTATGACAGCGATGACGACCTGGCATGGAGCATTCCTACCCAGAATGCATCTGGAAG GATCTTGTCTCCACCAGCCTCTCTGATTGGGGCAGCCGCCACAGCAGCTTCACTGTTCACACCATCAACCAGCAGCATCTGA